AAGCCGGCATGGGCAAAACCAGGTTTCTGGCCTGGCTGGCACGCGAGCGCGGCTACATCCACCATTTTGCGCAATCGGTTTACTCGAATAATAGCATCGGCGACGGTTTGCGCAGTATCGCGGCCCAGCTAATCGTTGCGTATCGATTAGAGCCATACATCTCGAATGAGGATCTGCCGGATATCGCCAGCCGATCCGACTTTCTCTACACCATCCTCAAGCAGGCCGCAGCTAACAGATCGCCCAACGAAAAGATCATCGTCGTGGTACCTAGTTTTGGCTCCAATTGGCGACACGATGCCGCTGGGCGTAATGCGGTTGCAGAAAAATGCATGATGAGCCATACCTTTTCGGGATTTCACCGTCACGAAAAAGGAGGCTCATCATGGCCCAGTCTACCACGGCGCCGACCACGACCTTTACGCCTGTCGCATCGCTGGCTGCATTGGGGCTGTATCTGCGGCAGATCGATTTCTTGGTGCCGGTGCGGGAACAGGTGAAGATTGTGCAGAAGACGGTCATCCATACGCCCATGGACAAACTGACTGATGCCTTGGTCACCATTCTGGCCGGTGCCCACGGCATCGTGGAGGCCAATACGCTGCTGCGGAGCGATCGCGCCTTGCAGGAGGCGTTTGGCCGGGGAGGCCTGTGCCGAGCAATCGAGCATTCAGGCGACATTGAACGCCTGCACCGCGACCAACGTGCAGCAGTTGACGGCGGCACTGACCATCATCTATCGCCAGCACAGCCGGGGCTATCGGCATGCCTACGCCCGCCAGTACCAATTGCTGGATGTCGATCTGAGCGGCATGCCCTGTGGCTCGAAAGCCGCGCTGGCCACCAAAGGCTATTTCGCCAACCAGCGCAACCGCCGCGGGCGCCAGCTCGGGCGCGTGCTGGCCAGTCGCTATGGTGAGATTGTGACCGATCAACTCTTTGCGGGCACGGTCGGGCTGACCAAAGCGCTGATCCCCTGGTCAACGCGGCCGAGCAAGTGCTGGAGCTGGACGAGGCCAAACGCCAGCGCACCATCCTGCGCATCGACTCGGGCGGCGGCAGTATCGACGACATCAACTGGGCGTTGGCGCGCGGCTATCACATCCTCACCAAAGATTACTCGCGCCAGCGGGCGCGCAAGCTGGGCGTGAGCGTGACGGAATGGATCGATGACCCGCAGATCGCAGGACGCCAGGTCGGGTGGGTGGCGACGCCCGCGCCCGAATACGTGCGTCCGGTCGGGCGGATCGCCGTCCGCTGGAAGCAGAAGAACGGGCAGTGGGAGTATGCGGTGATCATCACGACCCTGCTGGCGGCTGATGTGATTGCCGAAACGAACCAGCCCCAGGCGCAGGTCTTGGACCATCAGGCGGTACTGCTGGCGTATGTGCAGTGCTACGACATGCGTGGTGGTGGGGTCGAGACGAGCTTCAAGGACGACAAGCAGGGCATCGGCCTGACGAAACGGAGCAAGAAGCGGTTCGCCGCGCAACAGATGCTCACGCTGCTGGGCAGCCTGGCCCATAACGTGATCGTCTGGGCGCGCCAGTGGCTGAGCGATCACGAGCCCAAGCTGCGCCGCTATGGCCTCAAACGGATGGTGCGCGATATCTTCCATATCAGCGGCTTTCTCGTCCACAATGCCCGTGGGCGGATTGTGGAAGTGGTGCTGAACCAACGCGCCCCACGCGTCCGCAATCTCGCCCGTAGCTTGGATGTGCGCCTACGGCCCCAGCACATCGCCATCAATTGGGGCCAAATCTAGGTGGTAGATAGCCTCGAAGACCCCGGCAGGCCAGGCGGCGCACCAAACCTGCTTGGGCTACCGGCGCGGCTTCCAGACGGCGTTTTTTTCATTGTGTCGAAGCGGCCTGGCCCCGACGCCTTCCACACTAATCCAACGCCACGCTGCGATATTTTGCTAAGCCCCGATCTGCCCGAGAACCTGCGCGACATCGACGATTTTCTGACGCAGGCCGCCACACGCCCAGGCATCGCGCAATCGCTGCGCGAAAGCGGCTTGACGATCGCGCAATTCATAACCATCCTCAAAGCCAAGTCGCAGGGGAAATGGCTGTACCTGCATTATGTGCTGTACGAGATCGAGCATGGCCATCGAACAACGCGCGACTTCAATAGGTTGCCGAATGGCCTACTGGATTATTACATTAAATACTGGGAGCAGTGGATTATCGCGGATAATACGCAATGGCACGGCGTCTATCTGCCAATCCTTGCGACCCTCGCCGCCGTAAAAGAGCCAGTTGGCGCGCACCACCTGAACTCGTGGACTGGCCTGGCTACAACCCTGATCGAGCAACACCTGGAGCAAAACTGGCCGCATTTCATCGCTAAAAGCAGGCATGGCCAGCATACCTACTACCAATTCTTTCATGCAACACTACGCGAATTGTTTGAGCACGCCGTAGATTTACAGCAACAATACAGCCAGTATACACAGCTTCTAAGCATATTCAAAACCGCGTATCGCGAGGCCTACAAGCGAATTCTGCAATCGCTATGCAACGACCTCGCAAGCCCCTCCGACGAATCCATGCGGCGTGATGCGGCATTTCGGCTTATTCGCATGGATTGGCTCAGGCACCGCAACCGCATTGCGCCAGCCGACATCGAGCGGCAGCTCGAGGCAATCGGGCGCTATGTCGATACGAACGACCAGCGACAGTATCTTATTCAGAGTATTGATGTTGCGCTAGGCATGAGCGCCGACGAGCGCCAGCGCGCCCGGCTGCTGGTCTACCGCGCCGCGCTCAACGGTCAGTGCGGCGAAACCGATCAAGCCGAGGCCGATTATTACGCGGCCGAACGGCTCATTCTGCACGCCGGGCAGTTACCCCCGCCAGTGCCCGAAGACCAACACATACTGGCGCGGATCTACCTGGGGCTTGCGAACATTCACAGCATTCGGGCCGAACCGGCCGACGAGGCCGCGCCCGCAGACGAGCAAGAGGTGCAAGCGGCGCTCAGATATTTCGAGCAGGCTGCCAGCGCAGCAAACGCGTTTGGTCGCGATCCACAGCTCCAGATCACTATTCAAAAAGAGCTGATCTACACCTATGCACTGCTGGCGCAATGGCAGCTAGGCGAAGACACATATCGCGAAACTATCGGCTTCCTCCAGCGAATTCAATCGCAGCTCGAACCGACTGTCTACGCCCGCCTGCAGGCCCAGCTGCTCGAAGTCGCCAGCCAGCTGTACTACAAGTGGGCGCTCTCGGTGGCCGCACAATCGCACGATCTGGCGCATGACCTACTCGAGCGGGCGCGCGCGCTGGCTGAAGACGGAATCAACCTGCTCAACGCTGCGTTCGATCGCACCGGCGACCAGGAGCTAGTGTACGACCGGGTGCTGGCATACATCAACAAGGGCGATTACCTCCAGGCGATCGGCGAGCATCTCGGCGGCGCATTCGCTGCCCGGTCGGCTGAGGCGCGCACGTGCTGGGAGCAGGCGCGTGAGCAAGCCCAAGCCTACGATTTCCTCGATATGGTTGACTTGACCAACAGCCGCCTTACGCACAGCTGAGTGAACCTATGAAACCAGTACTGCCACGCCTCGCCCTGGTTGCCCTGCTGGCAGGCGCAGGGTTGATCCCCCCGCGCGCCCAGGCCGCCCCGCCGCCGGTATCCAGCACCGCCGACAGTGGCCCCGGCACATTGCGCCAGGCGCTGCTCGACGCGCTGCCCGGCGACCAGATCACCTTCAGCACGGCGGCCTTCCCGCCCGGCAACCCCCAGGCCATCCTGCTGCGCTCGACGCTGCAGATCAACAAAGCCAATATCAGGATCGACGCCAGCAATGCCGGGGTGATTCTCGATGGCTCACAGGCCCCGGCCGACACCAACGGCCTGACGATCGCGGCAAGCAACACAGTGATCCAGGGGCTAAGGATTCAGAATTTTAGGTATGGCGTCGACTCGGGCAACGGCATCTATATCGCGCCCGGCGCCTCGAGCAATCAGATCGGCGGTAGCCGGACGATCGGCGCAGGGCCGAACGGCCAGGGCAACCTGATCGTGCGCAACGGCGGCAACGGCATCGCGATCAGCGGGCCAGGCGCGCTTGGCAATATCATTCTCGGCAATGCGATCGGCGTCGACGCCTCGGCCGCGTGGGATCGCGGCAACGCACGCAACGGCATCGCACTCTACGCCGGCGCAGCTCAGACGACGATCGGCAGCGCCGACCCAAACCAGCGCAATGTGATCGCCGGCAACCAGCAGAATGGCGTGTGGATTGCCGGGGATGGCACGACCCAAAACAATATCATAGGTAATTATATCGGCACCGACCTGAATGGCTTGGGCAAGGTTCCCAACCAGGGAGCAGGCGTGGCGCTGCATAACGGTGCGCAAGCCAACTGCGTCGGCGGGCTGGCCGTGGCAGCGCCGCAGCCATGCAGCCCGGCGACAGGCAATACCATCAGCGGCAACACTGGTAGCGGCATCGACATGCTCGACGCCAACACCAGCAACAACTGGGTGCTGGCAAACCTGATTGGCCTGAGCCGACTAGGCACCAGTGCCAACGGCAATGCCCTCGACGGCGTAAGGATCGTACTGGGGGCCAGCGCCAACCACATCGGCGACGGCAGCCCGGCCGGGCGCAATATTATCGGCGCGAATGCGTACGACGGCGTGCGGATCGGCGACCAGCTGCAGAACCGCTTTGTCGCCGATAGCGCCACCCAGGGCAATTACGTCCAGGGCAACTACATCGGCTCCGACAAAACCGGTAGCCAGGCGCTCGGCAATGGCCTGCACGGTGTCGATATAATCGAGGGCACGCACGGTAACCTAGTCGGCGGCGATCAGCCTGGGCAGGGCAACCTGCTGAGTGGCAACCGCAACCACGGGCTGGTAATGCTCTTCGGCGCACACCACAACACCGCCTGGGGCAACCTGGTCGGCCCCGACAGCAGCG
The sequence above is drawn from the Candidatus Kouleothrix ribensis genome and encodes:
- a CDS encoding ATP-binding protein translates to MDSNPSRIAESGVFVGRDVIKSIIVTGNHNQFFIGGYARLRDAYIYPSTVFDDLDRDGFAGRGWLCDRIDAFISGKPCGYIILTAEAGMGKTRFLAWLARERGYIHHFAQSVYSNNSIGDGLRSIAAQLIVAYRLEPYISNEDLPDIASRSDFLYTILKQAAANRSPNEKIIVVVPSFGSNWRHDAAGRNAVAEKCMMSHTFSGFHRHEKGGSSWPSLPRRRPRPLRLSHRWLHWGCICGRSISWCRCGNR
- a CDS encoding transposase, whose product is MLELDEAKRQRTILRIDSGGGSIDDINWALARGYHILTKDYSRQRARKLGVSVTEWIDDPQIAGRQVGWVATPAPEYVRPVGRIAVRWKQKNGQWEYAVIITTLLAADVIAETNQPQAQVLDHQAVLLAYVQCYDMRGGGVETSFKDDKQGIGLTKRSKKRFAAQQMLTLLGSLAHNVIVWARQWLSDHEPKLRRYGLKRMVRDIFHISGFLVHNARGRIVEVVLNQRAPRVRNLARSLDVRLRPQHIAINWGQI